TACCATGTGCTGCCTTTCACCTACGGCATCAAAGCCATACGCGAGATCGTCGGAGGAATGTACGGCATGAATTACGTGAAGGCGATCGCGCCCATGGCCGCCATAGCCGCGGTGGTGATGGCGCTGGTGGTCGCGCTGCGGCCGTGGACGAACCATCTGACCGAATACTTCAACCGGGAGATGCTCGCCACGGGACTCATCGTGGGCGAGGAGTTCTCCGTGGCCGGGCGCGGCGAGCATCGCACGATCCGCATATTGGTCGGCACGCTCGCCGAGCGGCAGGAGCACCAGCGCAGGCTGCGCGAACGGCACCAGCGCTATATGGACCGCTATCCCAAGATGCGCCGCGCCGCCATCGTGGCGGGCGTGGTGGTGCCGGCGATCCTGGCCGTGTTCTCGGTGACCAGCGAGGAGAAGGTGGTCATGCTGTCGCTGTGGGTGGCATGGATGCTGGTCATCATGCTCGGCTTCGTCGCGCTCGAGTATTTCCACGGCAAGTTCGAACGCCTGCTGCGCGAGGAGAACGATATGGAGACGACGGCCGAACTGGGCCTCGCCTGGACGGAAGGACAGTGATATGAGGACGATCTGGAACATCATCGCCACCGACGTGCGCGCCCTGTGCTCGCGCACCGCCAGCGTGCTGTTCATCATCGCGCTGTGCGTGCTGCCTTCGGCGTACAGCTGGTACAACATCATCGCCTGCTGGGATCCGTACGGCAACACCGGCAATCTCAAAGTGGCGGTGTCCAGCGACGACGAGGGCTACGACGGCGAACTGACGCCGATGATCATCTCCATCGGAGACAACATCATCTCCTCGCTGCGCGGCAACGACGATTTCGACTGGCAGTTCGTCAGCACGGACGACGCCATCGAAGGCGTGAAATCCGGCGACTACTACGCGGCGATCGTCATTCCCGAAAGCTTCAGCGTGGACATGATGACCATGTTCTCCGACGACGCCACCCACGCCGCGCTGAACTATTACGTCAACGAGAAGGAGAATCCGCTCGCGCCGACCATCACCGATTCGGGGGCGAGCAGCGTGCAGACGCAGATCAACGACACCTTCGAAACGACCGTCGCCGACACCGCTTTCTCCCTGATCTCGTCGCTGTCCGACTACGCCGACAAAGACAGCACACGCAACGCCATCGCCTCCATCAGCGACGGCATGTCGAGCACGGCCGCGGATCTTCGGCAAAGCGGCGAAACGCTGGGCACCTACGCCGATGCCGTGCGGTCCGCGAAGGCGCTGATCGAGTCGTCCGAGGATCTTCTTGGATCCACCGGCACGGCGTTGTCCGAGGCGAAGGACGCCATGAACACCGCGGGCGACGGGTCGGCCTCGCTGCAGGATTCGCTGGAATCGGCCAGTTCCGCGATCTCGACCGCCATCGCCGGCAGCGCGGAAGGCTATCAGTCGGCCGCAAGCAGCGTGGAGACGGCCTACGCGACCATCGATGAGAGCATGGCGGACGCCGCGCAGCTGTTGCGCGACCAGGCCAGCGCCGTCGACGAACAGATCAGCGCCTACCAGCAGATGCGCGACACGCTCGCCGGACTATCCGACTTGGACGACGCGACATTGCAATCGCTGCTGGGCAGGTTCGACGACGCCATCGCACGTCAGCAGTCGCTGAGCGATTCGCTGAACAGTGCGGCCGACAGCGTCGAGACGCGGCGAGAAGACGCGTCGGCCAACAAGGACGAGGTCGAAACCCTGCTCCAGCAGGCGACCGACAGCATCACCGCGCTGCAAAACGAATACGACGACACCGCCAAAAGCGCGATCGACTCGATGTCCGCTGACCTGTCGTCCGCCATCGCGAAAGGACTGTCCGCCTCGTCGAATCTCGACGCGCTCGACTCGCTGTCCGGCGCGACCGGCGACATGACCACGAAACTCGATGAGATCGAGGCCACGATCAGCGAGGCCCAAGCCAAGCTCGGCACCGCGGCCACCGAGCTCGAACAGCACAGCCAGGACATCGATGACGCCTTGTCCAGCGGAGACGCCGACACGCTGCGCGAGGTCATCGGCACGGATGCCAGCGTGCTCGCCAGCGCGTTGGTGACGCCGGTGTCTCTGGACCGGCACGCCATCTTCGCGTCCGAGAACTTCGGCTCGTCGATGACCCCGTTCTACGCGGTGCTCGCCATCTGGGTGGGCGCGTTCCTGTCGACCAGCGCGATACGCATGTCGCTCACCGAGGAACGTATGGAGGAGCTGAAGCGCCGACGCCATGGCAAGCCGGTTCCCTCGCCGCTGCTGTTCCTTGGCCGATACGGCGTGTTCATGCTGATCTCGCTGGCCCAGACGCTGATGGCGTGCGCGGGCATCATCTGGTTCCTCAAGGCCCAATGCGAGCATCCGGCGCTGCTGCTGCTCGGCGGGGCGGCGACCTCGATCCTGTTCTCCGCCATCACCTACACGTTGGTCGCCATTTTCGGCAATATCGGCAAGTTCTTTGGCGTGCTGCTGCTGATCCTGCAGCTCAACGGCAGCAGCGGTTCGATGCCCGTCGAGCTGATGCCGCAGTGGGTGCAGGCGGCGTATCCCTATCTGCCCATCACGCACGCCATCCGCCTGTTCCGTTCGGCGATGTTCGGCATCTACGACAACGACTACTGGAAGGAGCTCGGCATACTGCTCGCGGTCGCGGCGCTCGTGCTGGCGGTGGGCGTGCTGTTCAGCGCGTTCGGCAGGAAGCTCTCCGAAGGTATGGAACGCATGATGAAAGGCAACGCGCTGTTGGCCATCTAGGCACGGGCGGGCCGAGACGAAACAAGCGAAAGGCGGGCCGACGGCCGCCCGAGAGGTGTCCCTCGGACGGCCGTCGGCCCGCCTTCGATATGGCGCTATGCGTCACTTGAGATTGGTGGAGAAGAACTCCTCGATCTGGTCGAAGGGGATGCGATCGGTGCGGTCGTACAGGTCGATGTGTTCGGCGTCGTCGACCACGACCATGCGCTTCGGCTCCTTGGCGGCGGCGAAGGCGTTCTCGCTGAAGAAGCGGGAGTGGGCGCGGTCGCCGACGATGAACATGATCGGACGCGGCGAGATCTCGTCGATGAAGTCGAGCAGACGGAAGTTGAGGAACGCCATGTCGCTGGTGGTGGTGAAGCCGCCACGCGCACGCGGGTGGAAGCCGCGCTTCAACGCGTAGAAGCGGAACCATTCGGCGGTGGGCTCCTCCAGTTCGGCCGGCACCTCGTCAAGCGGCTGGTCGGGGAAGTAGGGATTGTATTCGGGATAGCCGTTTTCGGCGTCCACCCAACGCTGACGGGCCAGCTGCTCCTTGCGTTCGGCGATGGCCTGCGCGTCCAATCCCAAACGCGCGGCGGCGGTCATGTCATACATGGAGGCGGTGGCGACGGCCTTGATGCGCGGGTCCATCTGCGCGGCGGACAGGGCGAAGCCGCCCGAACCGCAGATGCCGATCACGCCGATGCGCTCGCGGTCCACGAAGTCCTGCAATCCCAGATAGTCGACGCCGGCGCTGAAGTTCTCGGTGAACAGATCGGGAGACGAGACGTGGCGCGGCTCGCCCGAGGACTCGCCCATATGGCAGGGGTCGAAGGTGAGTACCACGAAGCCGCGCTGGGCAAGCTCGTTCGCGTAGACGCAAGGCCCCTGCTCCTTGACGCCGCCGTAGGGCGCGCCGACGATGATCGCCGGCAGTTTGGCGGAGCGGTCGGCGTCCTTGGCGACGTACAGGTCGCCGGCGAGCGTGTATCCATAACGGTTGGGATAGGCGACATGCGTGCGCTCCACGGCGTCGCTCAACGGTGCGATGTAATACTCTTCAGCCATTGCAATCCTCATCTTTCTGCATATGGTTTGGCTTGATATGCAGGTATTACATCACTCCGCCACTCCCATATCAAATGTCTATCGCATATGGGAATCCATTCAGTTTCCCTATGGAAGGATCATGACCTCAGGCAAAGCTCGCCTTCATACGCGAGCACACAATCTGTTGGACGTATCCGAAAACAGTCACCCCATCGCGATATACCGAGTGTTGCGGGCACTACCGACACGTTTCACAAGACCCAGCCGGGTCATCGCATTCAATATGTCACGCGCACGACGTTGCTTAACGCCCAGCAACACCTCCGCCTGCGCAACGGTTATTTCCTCATGGGCATCAAGATAATCCAAAACCAATTGCCTTTGGCGAGAGGATTTATCCGGCACTTTCCCAACGGAATCCGGCACTCTCCCAACGGAATCCGGCACTCTCCCAACGGAATCCGGCACTCTCCCAACGGAATCCGGCACTTTCCCAACGGAATCGTATGACTCCGCTCCAATCTGAGTATTCCACGGCACCTGCAGTTGCGCGACGAACACATCTCCCTCGTGAAGATACGGAACGGCGCCGGAGTAAAGAGCGGAGTACTTCGTGAGCTTCCTCGTGCCGCTGCCCAATTCATCCGCACGTCCAATCTGATGGAAGAAATCCGCGATGGTCGGGTTCTTCGGAGTAGGTTCGAAATTCGAAAGCGTGACCTCTCCCTCGAACATAGCCCTGCTTGCGTTCTCAGTGCGAATGCCGTTCTTATCAATGATGAGTTTGGCGATGAATGGATTCGCGTATTCACGATGAATCAGCATGTTCGACACCAGTTCTCGACATATGATGTCACGCGCACTGACAGTCACATCACCTTCAAGAATAAACGGGTCTGGCAGATGCTGCTTGGCGAATTTCATGAGCATGTCATAGGCTTCCACCAGATTTGTTTTGACGATAAGTCTGTCATCGTAACGGTCCGTATCGCGCAAACGAACAATGGCATCGGTTTTGTATGCAGGGCAAATATCTGAAATCAATTCATCCGTTCCCAACAACATCGCCGCAGCAAGCGTGAAACCCTCAGCGCCGGTTGACCGGTCCTTGCCATACAACTTCGCCGAGCGCAGAAACTCTTCATCATTCAAACGCAGCCACGGATGGTCACTGTTCCGCGCCTCAATAAGGTCCCTCACCAGATGAAGCGTATCCAATCGCAAATCATCCATGCCAATATAAGGATAAATGCGCCGTTCCGAGTACATATTTTGCTTACGCATGTACATCATCATGATCTGCGAATCATCTCGAACACGTACATCCGCATCTCCTCGGCGGTCAAACACTTCGCCTTTGAAGCGATAGATCGAGGGCCCAATCGGAATCCACAATCGAAGAACTATGCCTTGTTCCGTTTCGACGCGTTCGAACTCGACGGATGGCGTGGCATTGAATGTATTGGGATTGCTGATGACATTGGCGATATTACGTTCGATTTCACGTATCTGGCCCGCATCGACGCCAAGAATACTGCCATTATCATCCACGCCTAAGAAAACACTGCCGCCTTGGCGATTGGCAAACGAACAAATCGTTTCAAATGTGTCTCGTTCCGGCCGCGAGCCACACCTTTTAAACTCGGTGGAGATATCTTCTCCTCGAGAAAGCGCTGCATAAAGTTCCTGCGGAGTCATGTCTTCCACTTTTCTCTATCGAATGGACAGATTCAAGCACGCCCGTTCCAGGGTCATGGAAAATCGTCAATAATTACCAATATGACGATTCATCACCGTTTGAGGGCGGCGAGGTATTCCTTGCGGTCAGATGGGATGCGGCGGGATTCGCGGGCTTTCTGGATGCTTTTGTTGTGGGTCCAATCATCCAAACGCAACTCGGGCGGCGCATCGGGCTGGAACACGGTAATGGCGGCGTCCCACTGCTTGGCCAGGGCCGTGGCGCAATACCAGGCGCGGGCCATATTCACGTAGTATTCCGTCGAACGAATACCCGCCACCACCGCCAATTGATCCGGGCGGAAACGCGGGTCATCAAGAAAATCCGTCATCAAGGTATCCACAGCGTAGCGCACGACATAGGTGCGCTCGTCGGCGGCCCACTCGCGCAATTTGGTTTCGATGACGTCGGCATCGGCCTTCGCGGAACGGAACGCCTTCACCGATATCGCATCGCATACGGCCCAATTGTCCACGAACGGCAGAAATCCATCCAACATATCGAACGCTTCGTCCGTCGTGCGGGCGGTCATGCCGATCAGCAACGCGTGCAGCATGTTCTCTTCGAATACGGTATGGGGAAGATCGTCCATGAATTCAGCGACCACCGACAAACCGTTGGCTTTGTCGGCCGCCAACAGTTCTTTCGCATACGCGCGAAGTTGAGGGATCCGCACACCCAGCATCGTCGACAAGTCGATATTCGGGATCAGCTTCGCATTGAACATGCGATACTTCTCATCCGCCATCCCCCGCAGATCAGCAAGAACATCTCCACTCGTCACTGCCATCCCGTTCCTACTCCATCGCCATTGATTGAATATCTTGAGGCTATCACGGAGTCAAACCAGCGATATCAGCGATACATGCGCAGAAGGAAGCGAATGGCGCACTTCACGGCCCACGCTGTCATCGGCACAGTCCCATACAATGGGCTTGGATGCACGATGCCGTGCGACACGGAAGCCCATGCGAGGAGAAGCCATGCCGTTCGATTACAAGAAGGAATATAAGGGCCTGTATCAGCCGAAAACCAAGCCGGCGATCGTCGAGGTGCCGCGCATGAGCTTCGTGGCGGTCGAAGGCAAAGGCGACCCAAACGAGGAGGGTGGCGATTACCAGACCACGCTACAGCTGCTGTACGGCATTTCGTTCACCATCAAAATGAGCAAGATGTCCAAGAATCCCGATGACCGGATCGACGGTTATTTCGACTACGTGGTGCCGCCGTTGGAAGGCTTGTGGTGGATGGCCGACGACAGCGCCGAAGACGGTATGCTGGCCGGCGTCGACTATTCACGCAAATCCGATTTTCACTGGATCTCGATGATTCGACTGCCCGAATTCGTCACGCCGGACGTGTTCGAGCATGCGCGTGAGCGGTTCGCGGCCAAACATCCCGATGCGGATATCTCACGCGCGTTCCTGTTCGACTTCGACGAGGGCACCGTCGCGCAGGTCATGCACAAAGGTCCATACGACGACGAGCCCGACACCATCGCCGCCCTTGACGACTACGCCACCGAACAGGGGTACACGCTCGACTTCAGCGTCTCACGCCACCATCACGAAATCTATCTGGGCGATCCGCGCAAAGGCAAGCCCGAGAATCTCAAAACCGTAATCCGACACCCCGTGAAGCCCGTCGTATAACGCGCCCATCGGCCTTCCCTTATATAACATCCACGCAAATGGCGAAGGATGCTTCTGGAATCTTGAGGACACGCCAAAGCAACAATTCGCGTCATTGCAATCACTGCCAGATTCATCACTGCAAAACGTTTCCTGGGATTAGGCCAGTTTGGCGAACATACGCGTCGAATCCCGCAAGCGAGAGAATCCAAAATGCTTATAGAATGAGGCGGCATCATCGTCCAACGGATCGACGATCAAGGCTCGCGCACCAATCTGCGATGAGGCAGCCATCGCGCGCTCAACAGCGTCCAACAACAGACGCCAACCCAGCCCCTGCCCTTGGTAGCGCTCGTCAATGGCAAGCATGCCCAAAAGAATAACCGGAATCTGTTCCGGCGTATTACGCGCCAACCATCCGCCGTGCACATCACCCCGATTCACGGAGTTGGCCGACAGCGAATAAAAGCCAGCCAGGTTCCCACACTCATCGTGCGACACGTAGGTGACGGCGGTACCGCGGTTGAGCGCATTGAATGCATGGTTCATCAGCCATTCATCCAACAACCGCTTGCCCGAGTGAAAACCGGATACATCGTCCGCCAGTTCGATTCGCCTTGGCGCTGTGAACCTCACAGCCATTCCGGATCTCGCCTCAACAACTCCCGCATAGCCTTCGGCATAGGCCTCTCCAACGCTTCTTTGAATTCATCGAACGCCTTGGCCGACAAACGAACGGCAGTCTCCTCTTCGATATCACGTCGGGCGTCATCGATCAAATGGTCCAAAGCCCATTGAGTGATGGTCGTCCCCTTGAGTAATGCCGCTTTGTCGATGGTCGACCGCTGTTCGGGAGTCATCCTCATAGCCAAGCGCGACGAGCGCACCGTATCCGTTGTCACTGAAGTCATACCCACATTGTACGCCTAATAGGCGCACAATACAATTCTTTGATGTTTTATACCACCATCACGAGATCTATCTGGGCGATCCACGCAAAGGCAAGCCCGAGAATCTCAAAACCGTAATCCGACACCCCGTGAAACCCATCATGGCCGTCAACGACATACGTTTTGACGAGCCTTGCCGATGACGCAAACCAAGGGAACGGGATGGCCTCGGATGCAAAGAAGAAAAGCCCGGAACGAATTCCGGGCTTAGAGAAGAAGAAAGGAGAGAGAAGAAGGTTCAATTATCAGGAGCCTTGCGGCTCGAGGCTTGGTGAAGCTGGTATCCATATAACCGCGCCATTCTTCGAGCCATGATGTAAACGACTGAAAATATCCTGATATTCTCGACTCTTGAAGGATTTCATCCATATGGCGTAACATCCGCCGTCCATTTGCGGCCGAATCCGCATACGAGGCGAAGGCCCATTCACTCCGACAACACGCATACCACAGCAAAGGAGCCATAGATGACCACAATCAGATTGCTGTATCCGGATCATGTGAGCGGCGGGTTGGACGCCTATTATTTCGGCGCGAACCTGATGGCGCATATTCTGCCGCCCAACGCCTCGCAGCCGCTGGTGAAGGTCGACATCGCCCCGCCCGACGGCGACGAGAAGCCAGTGGACGACGGCATCTATGCCAAAGGCGAAGTGCTGGCCGGCATCAAGGACGCGATGGCGAAACTCGACGTCTCGGATCCGGACAAGATCATTACCATCGGCGGCAACTGCATGGTTTCGCAAGCGCCGTTCGACTATCTGCATGTCAAGTATGAGCATACGGGCATCATCTGGATCGACGCACACCCGGACGTGTCCACCGTGCGGGACGGTTATCCGAACGCCCACGCGATGGTGCTTGGCTCGTTGTTGGGTTATGGGGACCCCGCGCTTTCCGACCTGATGCGCGGCCCCAAATTCCAACCTGACGAGGTTCTCTACGTCGGTTTGCAGGGATTGCACGATTACCAGCAGCGATTCCTGGACGATGTGGGCGTGGATTACACGGTGCAGACCGAAGAATTCGTATCGAACGACGAAATCCGTTCGTTCATGGAACGCTTCGACCATATTCTGCTGCATCTCGACATCGACGTGTTGGACGAGCATCTGTTCCATTCCACGTATTTCGCCAATCCCGAGCTTGTGGGCGATGGTTCCGGCGGTGGGAAGATGACCATGGAGCAGTTGAGCGACATCCTGCATTGCATCACTACCCAGTCCGATGTGGTCGGCCTGACCATCGCCGAATACCTGCCTTTCGACGAATACAAGTTGCATCAGATGTTCTCGACGATTCCGCTCTTCACCGACTGACCAACCTTTAGGTGTGTGCGGACGATTCGCACCGCGCACACCTAGCCAAGGCACGCCCGCAGATAGCGGCCCGTCAGCGATTCGCCGACGGCGGCGATCCGCTCGGGCGAGCCGGTGGCAACGATGCGGCCGCCTTGTTCGCCGCCGCCCGGCCCCATGTCGATGACGTGGTCGGCGTTGGCGATCAGGTCGAGGTCGTGTTCGATGACCACGATGGTGGCGCCGCCGTCGAGCAGCCGCTGCAGCACGCCGATCAGCGTGCGCACGTCCAACGGATGCAGGCCGACTGTGGGTTCGTCGAGCACGAACAGCGAGGTGCGCTGTTTCTTGCCGAGTTCGTTGGAGAGTTTGAGCCGCTGCGCCTCGCCGCCGGACAATGAGGGCGTGTCCTCGCCGAGCGTGAGGTAGCCGAGTCCCAGATCATGCAGGGTGCGCAACGCTTTGGCGATGCGTTTGCGCGTCGCGTCGGTGCGCGTCGCGTCGGCGGGCGTTGTTCCGGCGGCGTCATGCGCGTTCGTCTTGTCGGCGGGCGCGGTCGCGTTCTTTCGTGAGCCTGCGGCGGTCGCTTGCGCAGAATCCGCCGCCCGCGGCGCACGGCCCTCAAAAACGTCCAGCAGCGCGTCGACGCTCATGGCGAGGATCTGCGGCAGCGTCATGCACCGCTCCCCCACCGCAAGCCGTATGCCGTTCACCTCGTCGCGGTAGCGCGTGCCTTCACAGGCGGGGCAGGCGATCGTCACATCCGGCAGGAACTGCACGTCCAGGTTGACGCGGCCCGCGCCATCGCATTGCGGGCAGCGCAGCGAGCCGGTGTTGTAGGAGAAGTCGGCGAGCGCGAGCCCGCGGGCGCGCGCCTCGTCGGTGGCGGCGAACGCGCGGCGCAGCAGATCCATGATGCCGCTGTAGGTGGCGAGGGTGGAGCGCACGTTGACGCCGATGGGTGTGGAGTCCACGATGCGCACCGTGTCGATGCCGGCCGCGTCGATCTCGTCCACATGTTTCGGCAGCGCGCGCCCCTCGGCCGCGGCCTGCAAGGCGGGCACCAAGGATTCGAGCACCATCGTGGTTTTGCCCGATCCGGAGACGCCGGTGACGGCGGTGAGACGCCCGACCGGAATCGCCACGTCCAACGGACGCACGGTGTGGATGGCTTCGGTGCGCATGCGCAGCCAACGCGTATCGCCGCCATGATCCGTCGCTTCCTTGCCGGACTTACGTTTGGAACGGACAGCCGACTCTCCGAAAGAGGCCTCCTCATCCGAGCCGACCACAGCCGCCGATGCCGCTCGCCGCTCGCGCACGAGAGCAGGTTCGCGCCCGTCGAGGAATCCCGCGATGCGCGAGTTCGGATCGGCGGCAATCTGCGCCGGCGAGCCTTGCGCGATGACACGCCCGCCTTCCACGCCCGCGCCGGGTCCCATTTCGATGAAATGATCGGCGGCGCGCAGCACGTTCACGTCGTGGTCGACGAACACGACCGAATTGCCGTCGCCCAGCAGGTCGCGCATCACGCCGATTAATCCCTCCATATTCGCCGGATGCAGGCCGGTGGAGGGTTCGTCGAGCACATAGAGCACGCCTGTGGTCTCGTTGCGCACGGCGCGGGCGAGTTGGGCGCGCTGGCGTTCGCCGGTGGAGAGGGATTCGCCGGAACGGTCCAATCCCAAGTATCCAAGGCCGAGCTGCACCAGTCGTTGGCCCATCTCCTCGAAGGTGTCGGCCAGCGCCTGTCCCATCGGCCGCATCTCGTCCGGCAGCCCAGCGGGCACACCGCGCACCCAGGCCAGCGCGTCCTCCAAGATCATGGCGGTGGCTTGGGCGAGGTTGATGCCGTCGATCAGCGGCCATCGGGCGGCCTCGCTCAGCCGTGTGCCGTCGCAGTCGGGGCAGGTGTGCTCGGTGACGAAGCGCATCACTCGGGCGAGGCGCTTTTCGTCGGATGCGCGTTCCAGCTCCTTGGTGACGGTCAGGCGCGCGTTGCGGAAGGTGAAGTCGAGTTCGTGCACGCCTTTCATCGATGTGACGACGATATGTTTCTTCTCCTCCGGCCCGTTGAACACGATGTCGCGTTCCTTGTCCGTCAGGTCGCGGAACGGCACGTCGGTGCGTACGCCGAATTCGCGGGCGATGTCGTTCTGCACGCGCCAGCCGAACATCTTCCACGGCAGCACCGCACCCTCGTCGATGGTGAGCGAATCGTCCGGTACCAAGGTCGTGTCGTCCACATCGCGCACCAGGCCGGTGCCTTGGCAGCGCGGACATGCGCCGGTGGAGTTGAAGGCGAGCATCTCCGCTCCCGGCGCGTCGATGCGTGCGCCGCATTCGTCGCAGAAGAACGGGGTTTCGGCGGCCACGGCGATGGTCGGCGCATGGTAATGCCCGTTGGGGCAACGATGGTGGGCCAGTCGGGAGAACATGAGGCGCAGCACGTTGAGCAGTTCGGTCATCGTGCCGAAGGTGGAGCGCACGCCGCCCACGCCCGGCCGCTGCCGTAGGGCCAGAGCCGGCGGCAGGTAGCGCGCCTCGTCGATCTGGGGGCGTTGCGCCTGCGACATGCGCCGGCGCGTGTAGGTCGACAATGCGTCGAGATAGCGGCGCGAACCCTCCGCGTAAAGCACGTCCAAAGCGAGTGAGGATTTGCCCGAGCCGGAGACGCCCGCCACGGCGACCAATCGGTTGAGTGGGATGTCCACATCCACGTGTTTGAGATTGTTCACGCGTGCGCCGCGGATTTCGATGTGATCCGCGCCGCCGATTCGTCGCCCGTCTGCCATACCGCCCTATTGTAGGCGTCAGCCGGCCCGCTAGAGGATCTGCTCCATGCCGATGCGGTAGGGTGTGAGCCCCATGCGTTCGTAGAAGGCCTGCGCGCCGGGATTGCAGGACCACACGTTGAGGGTCAGGTTGTGGCAGCCGGATTCCTTGGCGAAGGCGAGCGCATGGTGGTAGAGCGCGCTGCCGACGTGCCGGCCGCGCGCCGTCTCGTCCACGCAGATGTCGTCCACGTACAGGGTGGTGATGTCGGTGAGGATGTTGTCGTTCGGGTGACGCTGGAACTGGCAGAACGCGTAGCCGAGTATGGGTTCCGCACCCGCGGGGAGGGTAGGATCGGACGCGTTGGAGCCGCTGCCGGCACGCTTGGCCCGCGCATCGTCGCCGTTCGTCGGCTCGGCAGCAACAGGGGAATCCGCCGCCTCGTCCGTGGGTGGATTTCCGGCGACGGCCACGAAAATCGGGGTCTCATCCGAGGCGATGAGACCTGCGAGTTCGGCGGCGGTGTATTTCGTCACGCCGCCTTTGAACAGGTCCGGACGGCCCGCATGATGCACCTCCAACACCTGATGCAGCAGTCGGTCGAGTTCGGGGATGTCGGCCACGGTGGCCCTGCGGATCGTCGGTTCACTCATATCTTGCAGTGTAACGCATCGTCGGCGTCATGAGATGGGCCGCCGCGGTGCTGACGGCCCGGCCTCGCACGGCTTCGCGACCATCGCGAGTCCGCCACCGCCGAGCGGACGCCGCGGTTCTCACATCGCGCGGCCCGCCCTCGCGCAAAGGATAGCGGGCCGCACGATGAGCTCCGACGGTCAGCCGACGTGACGCTCGAAGCGTTGGAATCCGGTGATGCGGTCGATTTCGACCATAGCATCGTCGGGAATGACGAAGCCGGATGCCTTGATGTTGTTCTCCAGCTGGCTGGGTTTGCTGGCGCCGGCGATGACGCAGCTGACCTGCGGATGCTGCAGGATCCACGCCATCGACATGATGGCCAGATTGACTCCCAGCCCGTCGGCCACTTCGATCAGCCGCTCGACCATGTCGAGGTTCTCGTCGGTGAGCATGTCGTTGATCTGACGGTCGGCCTGCCATGTGGCGCGGGAGCCTTCGGGAATCGGCCGTCCTTTGCGGTATTTGCCGGTGAGCAG
Above is a window of Bifidobacterium eulemuris DNA encoding:
- a CDS encoding DNA alkylation repair protein — protein: MAVTSGDVLADLRGMADEKYRMFNAKLIPNIDLSTMLGVRIPQLRAYAKELLAADKANGLSVVAEFMDDLPHTVFEENMLHALLIGMTARTTDEAFDMLDGFLPFVDNWAVCDAISVKAFRSAKADADVIETKLREWAADERTYVVRYAVDTLMTDFLDDPRFRPDQLAVVAGIRSTEYYVNMARAWYCATALAKQWDAAITVFQPDAPPELRLDDWTHNKSIQKARESRRIPSDRKEYLAALKR
- a CDS encoding GyrI-like domain-containing protein gives rise to the protein MPFDYKKEYKGLYQPKTKPAIVEVPRMSFVAVEGKGDPNEEGGDYQTTLQLLYGISFTIKMSKMSKNPDDRIDGYFDYVVPPLEGLWWMADDSAEDGMLAGVDYSRKSDFHWISMIRLPEFVTPDVFEHARERFAAKHPDADISRAFLFDFDEGTVAQVMHKGPYDDEPDTIAALDDYATEQGYTLDFSVSRHHHEIYLGDPRKGKPENLKTVIRHPVKPVV
- a CDS encoding YhgE/Pip domain-containing protein, encoding MRTIWNIIATDVRALCSRTASVLFIIALCVLPSAYSWYNIIACWDPYGNTGNLKVAVSSDDEGYDGELTPMIISIGDNIISSLRGNDDFDWQFVSTDDAIEGVKSGDYYAAIVIPESFSVDMMTMFSDDATHAALNYYVNEKENPLAPTITDSGASSVQTQINDTFETTVADTAFSLISSLSDYADKDSTRNAIASISDGMSSTAADLRQSGETLGTYADAVRSAKALIESSEDLLGSTGTALSEAKDAMNTAGDGSASLQDSLESASSAISTAIAGSAEGYQSAASSVETAYATIDESMADAAQLLRDQASAVDEQISAYQQMRDTLAGLSDLDDATLQSLLGRFDDAIARQQSLSDSLNSAADSVETRREDASANKDEVETLLQQATDSITALQNEYDDTAKSAIDSMSADLSSAIAKGLSASSNLDALDSLSGATGDMTTKLDEIEATISEAQAKLGTAATELEQHSQDIDDALSSGDADTLREVIGTDASVLASALVTPVSLDRHAIFASENFGSSMTPFYAVLAIWVGAFLSTSAIRMSLTEERMEELKRRRHGKPVPSPLLFLGRYGVFMLISLAQTLMACAGIIWFLKAQCEHPALLLLGGAATSILFSAITYTLVAIFGNIGKFFGVLLLILQLNGSSGSMPVELMPQWVQAAYPYLPITHAIRLFRSAMFGIYDNDYWKELGILLAVAALVLAVGVLFSAFGRKLSEGMERMMKGNALLAI
- a CDS encoding alpha/beta hydrolase, producing MAEEYYIAPLSDAVERTHVAYPNRYGYTLAGDLYVAKDADRSAKLPAIIVGAPYGGVKEQGPCVYANELAQRGFVVLTFDPCHMGESSGEPRHVSSPDLFTENFSAGVDYLGLQDFVDRERIGVIGICGSGGFALSAAQMDPRIKAVATASMYDMTAAARLGLDAQAIAERKEQLARQRWVDAENGYPEYNPYFPDQPLDEVPAELEEPTAEWFRFYALKRGFHPRARGGFTTTSDMAFLNFRLLDFIDEISPRPIMFIVGDRAHSRFFSENAFAAAKEPKRMVVVDDAEHIDLYDRTDRIPFDQIEEFFSTNLK
- a CDS encoding GNAT family N-acetyltransferase — protein: MAVRFTAPRRIELADDVSGFHSGKRLLDEWLMNHAFNALNRGTAVTYVSHDECGNLAGFYSLSANSVNRGDVHGGWLARNTPEQIPVILLGMLAIDERYQGQGLGWRLLLDAVERAMAASSQIGARALIVDPLDDDAASFYKHFGFSRLRDSTRMFAKLA
- a CDS encoding type II toxin-antitoxin system TacA family antitoxin, which gives rise to MTSVTTDTVRSSRLAMRMTPEQRSTIDKAALLKGTTITQWALDHLIDDARRDIEEETAVRLSAKAFDEFKEALERPMPKAMRELLRRDPEWL
- a CDS encoding RNA-binding domain-containing protein, encoding MTPQELYAALSRGEDISTEFKRCGSRPERDTFETICSFANRQGGSVFLGVDDNGSILGVDAGQIREIERNIANVISNPNTFNATPSVEFERVETEQGIVLRLWIPIGPSIYRFKGEVFDRRGDADVRVRDDSQIMMMYMRKQNMYSERRIYPYIGMDDLRLDTLHLVRDLIEARNSDHPWLRLNDEEFLRSAKLYGKDRSTGAEGFTLAAAMLLGTDELISDICPAYKTDAIVRLRDTDRYDDRLIVKTNLVEAYDMLMKFAKQHLPDPFILEGDVTVSARDIICRELVSNMLIHREYANPFIAKLIIDKNGIRTENASRAMFEGEVTLSNFEPTPKNPTIADFFHQIGRADELGSGTRKLTKYSALYSGAVPYLHEGDVFVAQLQVPWNTQIGAESYDSVGKVPDSVGRVPDSVGRVPDSVGRVPDSVGKVPDKSSRQRQLVLDYLDAHEEITVAQAEVLLGVKQRRARDILNAMTRLGLVKRVGSARNTRYIAMG